The following are from one region of the Nicotiana tomentosiformis chromosome 7, ASM39032v3, whole genome shotgun sequence genome:
- the LOC104108768 gene encoding non-specific lipid transfer protein GPI-anchored 30, with protein sequence MEMKLYQTASICLLLLMVQSQSVEGQDRKCINKLLPCMKFLNGTRGNPPDSCCNPLKDVIKNMPECLCQMVSIKGSNAAEKAGIDINAAQMLPARCGQPVNYMGCLKGSGASSSAGYSMRSSSVKMLLVVASLFFAQLFWTS encoded by the exons ATGGAGATGAAATTATATCAAACAGCTTCAATTTGTTTGCTGCTGCTGATGGTACAGAGTCAGAGTGTTGAGGGTCAAGATAGGAAGTGCATAAACAAGCTGCTGCCTTGCatgaaattcctgaatggaacaAGAGGGAATCCACCAGATAGTTGTTGCAATCCACTAAAAGATGTGATAAAGAACATGCCTGAATGCTTGTGTCAAATGGTAAGTATCAAAGGCAGCAATGCAGCGGAGAAAGCTGGGATTGACATTAACGCCGCTCAAATGTTGCCTGCTAGATGTGGACAGCCTGTTAATTACATGGGATGTCTCAAGG GATCAGGAGCATCAAGTTCCGCTGGGTACTCGATGAGATCTTCAAGTGTGAAAATGCTACTGGTTGTTGCTTCTCTGTTTTTTGCTCAACTTTTCTGGACTTCATAG